A stretch of the Vagococcus xieshaowenii genome encodes the following:
- the mreC gene encoding rod shape-determining protein MreC, translating into MKKYNVSKNMIIAIILTIIVVVLITVSALQRDRKNETSLFQAVTNDLVATLDKGLSYPIRAIEKSVHLVGDVFGTYEENTQLKKRLDSYAETQVENNLLKKENKELREQLTLGATLTTQAKVNANVISRSPDNWQDILIIDRGEVDGLEVNMPVMGAKGLIGRVISVNKTSSKVELLTSTNQNSNYFPAMITTSKGDDVFGLLEDYDEATNLFIIKQLNATEGVKKGDKVITSGLGSTAPKGLVIGTVEKIESTNFGLEKEVYVKPATSLYDISIVTVVKRMAGSGE; encoded by the coding sequence GTGAAGAAATATAATGTAAGCAAAAATATGATAATTGCCATTATTTTGACCATAATTGTTGTGGTATTAATAACCGTTAGTGCGCTGCAACGTGATCGCAAAAATGAGACAAGTCTTTTTCAAGCGGTGACCAATGATTTAGTTGCGACACTGGATAAAGGTCTGTCATATCCTATTAGGGCGATTGAAAAGAGTGTTCATCTAGTAGGGGATGTATTTGGCACCTATGAAGAGAATACTCAGTTGAAAAAACGTTTGGACAGTTACGCAGAAACACAAGTAGAAAATAATCTGCTGAAGAAAGAAAATAAAGAGTTAAGAGAACAATTAACTCTAGGAGCTACATTAACTACACAGGCAAAAGTGAATGCTAATGTGATTTCACGTTCACCAGATAATTGGCAAGATATTTTGATTATAGATCGTGGAGAAGTTGACGGATTAGAAGTAAATATGCCTGTAATGGGAGCAAAAGGATTAATTGGACGTGTTATTTCAGTTAATAAAACATCATCGAAAGTTGAGCTATTGACATCAACTAATCAAAATTCTAATTACTTCCCAGCAATGATTACAACGTCTAAAGGAGACGATGTTTTCGGATTATTAGAAGATTATGACGAGGCAACTAATCTATTCATTATAAAACAATTAAATGCTACAGAAGGCGTGAAAAAAGGAGATAAAGTCATCACCTCAGGACTAGGTTCAACGGCTCCTAAGGGATTGGTTATAGGAACAGTTGAAAAGATTGAATCCACTAATTTTGGGTTAGAAAAAGAAGTTTACGTTAAACCAGCAACCTCTTTATATGACATTTCGATTGTGACTGTTGTTAAACGCATGGCAGGAAGTGGCGAATAA
- the yajC gene encoding preprotein translocase subunit YajC, translated as MLPLLMLVLFGVMMYFTTSKQKKQMKEHQEKLDSIQAGDKVVTIGGLHGVVADVRTTEAGKTILIDCEGIYLEFDRAAIKTIIPGTGMANTVTEPVEETVETTETAVEEITEVPEVAETNEETSHEEPKA; from the coding sequence ATGTTACCATTATTAATGTTAGTATTATTTGGTGTGATGATGTATTTCACAACAAGTAAACAAAAGAAACAAATGAAAGAGCATCAAGAAAAATTAGACAGTATTCAAGCAGGCGACAAAGTTGTCACAATTGGTGGATTACACGGTGTAGTAGCGGATGTTAGAACAACAGAAGCAGGTAAAACAATTCTTATTGATTGCGAAGGTATCTATTTAGAGTTTGATCGTGCAGCAATTAAAACAATTATTCCAGGAACAGGTATGGCCAATACCGTAACTGAACCAGTAGAAGAAACAGTTGAAACTACTGAAACAGCTGTAGAAGAAATTACCGAAGTGCCAGAAGTAGCTGAGACAAACGAAGAAACGTCTCATGAGGAACCTAAGGCATAG
- the tgt gene encoding tRNA guanosine(34) transglycosylase Tgt: MTEPAIRYRLIKKEKHTGARLGEIITPHGTFPTPMFMPVGTLATVKTMAPEELKEMGAGIILSNTYHLWLRPGEDIVEEAGGLHKFMNWDQGILTDSGGFQVWSLSDMRNIEESGVHFKNHLNGSKMFLSPEKAIQIQNKLGPDIMMSFDECPPFEESHEYVKKSIERTTRWAERGLKAHANPDRQGLFGIVQGAGYKDLRLQSAKDLMSLDFPGYSIGGLSVGETKEEMNNILDVLNPVLPENKPRYLMGVGTADSLIDGVIRGVDMFDCVLPTRIARNGTCMTSKGRLVVKNAQYARDFRPIDEKCGCYTCRNYSRAYVRHLIKSDETFGLRLTSYHNLYFLLDVMKQVRQAIMDDNLLEFRQAFFEEYGFNKENAKKF, encoded by the coding sequence ATGACAGAACCAGCCATTCGTTACCGATTGATTAAGAAGGAAAAACACACAGGAGCGCGTTTGGGTGAAATTATTACCCCTCATGGAACGTTTCCAACTCCAATGTTTATGCCAGTCGGTACATTAGCGACAGTAAAAACTATGGCCCCAGAAGAATTAAAAGAAATGGGTGCAGGAATTATTTTAAGTAATACGTATCACTTATGGTTACGACCCGGAGAAGATATCGTAGAAGAAGCAGGCGGTCTTCACAAATTTATGAATTGGGATCAAGGAATCCTGACAGATTCAGGTGGTTTCCAAGTTTGGTCATTATCAGATATGCGTAATATTGAAGAGTCAGGGGTTCACTTTAAAAATCATTTAAATGGCTCAAAAATGTTCCTTTCACCAGAAAAAGCGATTCAAATTCAAAACAAATTAGGACCAGACATTATGATGAGTTTTGATGAATGCCCACCATTTGAAGAAAGTCATGAGTACGTGAAAAAATCTATCGAACGTACGACTCGTTGGGCAGAACGTGGCTTGAAAGCACACGCTAATCCAGATCGTCAAGGGTTGTTTGGTATCGTTCAAGGAGCGGGTTACAAAGACTTGCGCTTACAAAGTGCCAAAGACTTGATGAGCTTAGATTTCCCTGGTTATTCAATTGGAGGTTTATCTGTTGGCGAAACAAAAGAAGAAATGAACAATATTTTAGACGTATTAAATCCTGTATTACCAGAAAATAAACCACGCTATTTAATGGGTGTTGGAACAGCGGATTCATTAATTGATGGTGTTATTCGTGGTGTGGATATGTTTGACTGTGTCTTACCGACACGTATTGCTCGTAATGGAACATGTATGACAAGTAAAGGTCGTTTGGTTGTTAAGAATGCACAATATGCTCGTGACTTCCGACCAATTGATGAAAAATGTGGTTGTTACACATGTCGTAACTACTCACGTGCGTACGTGCGTCATTTAATCAAGAGTGATGAAACATTCGGCTTACGTTTGACGTCTTACCATAATCTATACTTCTTATTAGATGTAATGAAACAAGTTCGTCAAGCAATCATGGATGATAATTTATTAGAATTCAGACAAGCATTTTTTGAAGAATATGGCTTTAACAAGGAAAACGCTAAAAAATTCTAA
- the mreD gene encoding rod shape-determining protein MreD yields MKENIVIKIWLPFLLLMVTLLDSQLSNILRIAFENQYVILSHFMLLGLILASLFFNQRYMTILSIILGLIIDNYYYGILGIWTVSLPITVSIAYWIFKYIKPSIPSLFLSLVIFITLLDSSAYFIQVVFGLIEGNFINFIARELGPTLIMNIFFFVILAYPINKLLNRKR; encoded by the coding sequence ATGAAAGAAAACATTGTGATTAAAATATGGTTGCCGTTTCTTTTGCTGATGGTAACGTTATTGGATAGTCAATTAAGTAATATTTTACGTATTGCGTTTGAGAATCAATATGTGATACTTAGTCATTTTATGTTACTAGGTTTAATCCTAGCGAGTTTGTTTTTTAATCAACGCTATATGACGATTTTATCAATTATTTTAGGATTGATTATTGATAATTATTACTACGGTATTTTAGGAATATGGACGGTTTCTTTACCAATTACTGTTTCAATTGCGTATTGGATTTTTAAATACATAAAACCTAGTATTCCTAGTTTGTTCCTGAGTTTGGTTATTTTTATTACACTTTTGGATTCAAGTGCCTATTTTATTCAGGTGGTTTTTGGGTTGATAGAGGGCAACTTCATTAATTTTATTGCCCGTGAGTTAGGTCCAACCTTAATTATGAATATCTTCTTTTTTGTCATACTAGCTTATCCAATCAATAAGTTATTGAATAGAAAAAGATAA
- the ruvA gene encoding Holliday junction branch migration protein RuvA: protein MYEYMKGQVTFVSPYYIVLEVGGIGYQLAVANPFRYNTEVKETLIYVYQSVREDSMTLFGFNQYEEKQLFMKLISVSGIGPKSALAIMAGEDHVGLVKAVESDDFKYLTKFPGVGKKTAQQMILDLKGKLDDLVITELTGEEQLSLLDAKLDNVASRYLEEALEALLALGYSQKELARIEKELTTLNLESTDAFLRQGLSLLMKK, encoded by the coding sequence ATGTATGAATATATGAAAGGGCAAGTGACATTCGTCAGCCCTTATTACATTGTATTGGAAGTAGGAGGTATCGGGTATCAATTAGCTGTGGCCAATCCGTTTCGTTATAATACAGAAGTAAAAGAGACGTTAATCTATGTGTACCAATCAGTTAGAGAAGATTCGATGACACTATTTGGCTTTAATCAATACGAGGAAAAGCAATTGTTTATGAAATTGATCAGTGTTTCAGGTATCGGTCCTAAAAGTGCTCTAGCCATTATGGCAGGAGAAGACCATGTCGGATTAGTGAAAGCAGTAGAATCAGATGATTTCAAATATTTAACTAAATTCCCAGGGGTTGGAAAGAAAACTGCCCAACAAATGATTTTAGACTTAAAAGGTAAGTTAGATGATTTAGTGATTACAGAGTTAACAGGCGAGGAACAACTGTCCTTGTTAGATGCTAAATTAGATAATGTTGCTAGTCGTTATTTAGAAGAAGCGCTGGAAGCCTTACTTGCGTTAGGCTACTCTCAAAAAGAATTAGCTCGTATAGAAAAAGAATTAACAACGCTCAATTTAGAATCAACAGATGCTTTCTTAAGACAAGGTTTAAGTTTATTAATGAAAAAATAA
- a CDS encoding post-transcriptional regulator, with protein sequence MEKQWNHFEQWFLNKAVKQKLKEFHRAGYLNVIDTEIWDYAVERMWKKQSPSFKECKQDIEAITINDFFDYQQVKVQIQSAKFFDFSDIQDLL encoded by the coding sequence ATGGAAAAACAATGGAATCATTTTGAACAATGGTTTTTAAACAAAGCTGTGAAACAAAAGTTAAAAGAATTTCATCGTGCAGGTTATTTGAATGTCATTGACACTGAGATTTGGGATTATGCTGTTGAAAGAATGTGGAAGAAACAAAGTCCGTCATTTAAAGAGTGTAAGCAAGACATTGAGGCTATAACAATTAATGATTTTTTTGATTACCAACAAGTGAAAGTGCAGATTCAAAGTGCCAAGTTTTTTGATTTCTCTGATATTCAAGATTTATTATAG
- the queA gene encoding tRNA preQ1(34) S-adenosylmethionine ribosyltransferase-isomerase QueA — MTYTTEDFDFDLPEELIAQTPLENRATSRLLILNKETGEIEDKHFADIIEELNAGDALVMNDTRVLPARIYGVKPDTGGQLEVLLLNNTTGDRWETLIKPAKRAKVGTVIEFGEGKLHATVVEELEHGGRIIEFNYDGVFLEILESLGEMPLPPYIKERLEDPDRYQTVYAKENGSAAAPTAGLHFTKELLAAIEEKGIRLVYLTLHVGLGTFRPVSVDNIEEHKMHSEFYRLTEEAAQALNDVRSQGGRIVAVGTTSIRTLETIGQKFDGEIKADSGWTDIFITPGFDFKVVDAFSTNFHLPKSTLVMLVSAFAGRDNVLNAYHHAVEERYRFFSFGDAMFVK; from the coding sequence ATGACATATACAACAGAAGATTTTGATTTTGACTTACCAGAAGAACTAATTGCACAAACACCATTAGAAAATCGTGCGACTTCACGTTTATTAATTTTGAATAAAGAAACCGGTGAAATAGAAGATAAGCATTTCGCGGATATTATTGAAGAACTAAATGCCGGTGACGCTTTAGTCATGAACGATACACGTGTCTTACCTGCAAGAATTTATGGTGTAAAACCGGATACCGGCGGACAACTTGAGGTCTTATTGTTAAATAATACGACGGGTGATCGTTGGGAAACATTAATTAAACCAGCTAAACGAGCAAAAGTTGGGACAGTTATCGAATTTGGTGAAGGTAAATTACATGCAACAGTTGTAGAAGAATTAGAGCATGGTGGACGTATCATTGAATTTAATTATGATGGGGTCTTTTTAGAAATATTAGAATCATTAGGCGAGATGCCCTTACCACCGTACATCAAAGAACGTTTAGAAGATCCAGATCGTTACCAAACGGTTTACGCTAAAGAAAATGGTTCAGCCGCAGCACCAACAGCGGGTCTTCATTTTACTAAAGAGTTATTAGCTGCAATCGAAGAAAAGGGTATTCGTTTAGTTTATTTGACTTTGCATGTCGGGTTAGGAACATTCCGACCAGTTAGTGTTGATAATATAGAAGAGCACAAAATGCATAGCGAGTTTTATCGTTTAACAGAAGAAGCAGCACAAGCGTTGAATGATGTTAGATCACAAGGTGGACGTATTGTAGCGGTTGGGACAACATCAATCCGTACACTTGAAACGATTGGACAAAAATTTGATGGTGAAATAAAAGCTGATAGCGGCTGGACGGATATTTTTATTACACCAGGCTTTGATTTCAAAGTAGTCGATGCATTTTCGACGAACTTCCATTTGCCAAAATCAACACTTGTTATGCTTGTTAGTGCCTTTGCTGGACGAGACAATGTCTTAAATGCCTATCATCACGCCGTAGAAGAACGTTATCGTTTCTTTAGCTTTGGCGACGCCATGTTTGTAAAATAG
- a CDS encoding NlpC/P60 family protein — MKRRLLSMLLVSTMACGSLALPSTIQADEYDQKIENSNKKIKELSDKAATAEAELAAVKANISAIHEKAEKLQKEQVALGKEVTTLNKEVKELNIKIEKRDARLKDQARAVQTGGMSSGYLEAVLSADSLSDAVTRVAASAKLVSASNSLLEEQEQDKKIVEEKKAKTEDKLKEIQANASELEAQKGQLVDQELQQTVLVNTIAAEKTTEEGKKAEFIAQKEEAERRRAEEARLAKEAEEQAKAAAAAEAQRVAAEQAAAEQAAARAVETQTSVSNNLVSSDASTTNVVTESNTTQSSTNNAESSKESETNTSTEDTSSTIETPEVSVPSEPAQPSEPAAPSEPAQPAEPETPAPSQSINASAILAEAAKHIGKPYVWGGKGPDVFDCSGFTAYVFRKAAGREIGGYTVPQESAGTVIPLSQAQAGDLLFWGPRGGTSHVAISTGGTGYIHAPQPGESIKYGSFQYYSPDFAVRVR, encoded by the coding sequence GTGAAGAGACGTTTATTATCAATGTTGTTGGTAAGTACCATGGCATGCGGAAGTTTAGCATTACCAAGTACGATTCAAGCAGATGAATATGATCAAAAAATCGAAAATTCAAATAAAAAAATTAAAGAGTTAAGTGATAAGGCAGCGACAGCAGAAGCTGAATTAGCAGCTGTAAAAGCAAATATTTCAGCTATTCATGAGAAAGCTGAGAAATTACAAAAAGAGCAAGTAGCGTTAGGTAAAGAAGTGACAACTTTAAACAAAGAAGTGAAAGAGTTGAACATCAAAATCGAAAAACGTGATGCACGTTTGAAAGACCAAGCCCGCGCTGTTCAAACAGGTGGTATGTCTTCAGGATATTTAGAAGCAGTATTATCAGCGGATAGTTTATCAGATGCTGTTACACGTGTTGCCGCTTCAGCAAAACTTGTGTCTGCAAGTAATTCTTTATTAGAAGAGCAAGAACAAGATAAAAAGATTGTTGAAGAGAAAAAAGCTAAAACAGAAGATAAATTAAAAGAAATTCAAGCCAATGCTTCAGAACTAGAAGCACAAAAAGGTCAATTAGTTGATCAAGAATTACAACAAACAGTGTTAGTAAATACAATTGCAGCTGAGAAGACAACTGAAGAAGGCAAAAAAGCAGAATTCATTGCTCAAAAAGAAGAAGCAGAACGTCGTCGTGCTGAAGAAGCTCGCTTAGCTAAAGAAGCTGAAGAGCAAGCTAAAGCAGCTGCAGCAGCAGAAGCTCAAAGAGTAGCAGCAGAACAAGCAGCTGCAGAACAAGCAGCTGCAAGAGCGGTAGAAACACAAACATCTGTAAGTAATAATTTAGTGTCATCAGATGCTTCAACTACTAATGTTGTAACTGAAAGTAATACAACACAAAGTAGCACTAATAATGCTGAAAGTAGTAAAGAATCAGAAACTAATACGTCAACTGAAGATACAAGCTCAACTATTGAGACACCAGAAGTATCAGTACCGAGTGAACCAGCTCAACCAAGTGAGCCGGCAGCACCAAGTGAACCAGCTCAACCAGCTGAACCCGAAACACCAGCGCCTAGTCAATCTATTAATGCTTCAGCTATTTTAGCAGAAGCTGCTAAACATATTGGGAAACCTTATGTTTGGGGTGGTAAAGGACCAGATGTCTTTGACTGTTCAGGTTTTACAGCTTACGTATTCCGTAAAGCCGCTGGACGTGAAATCGGTGGTTATACAGTACCTCAAGAGTCTGCAGGAACAGTGATTCCATTATCACAAGCTCAAGCAGGAGACTTATTATTCTGGGGGCCAAGAGGTGGCACATCACACGTTGCAATTTCAACGGGTGGTACAGGTTATATCCACGCGCCACAACCAGGTGAGTCAATCAAATATGGTTCATTCCAATATTACTCACCAGACTTTGCAGTACGTGTAAGATAA
- the ruvB gene encoding Holliday junction branch migration DNA helicase RuvB: MEENERMLSPENLPFESEEKQLRPTRLSQYIGQHKVKEELAIYIKAALNRQEALDHVLLFGPPGLGKTTMAMVVANEMGVQIRTTSGPAIERPGDLVALLNELEPGDVLFIDEIHRLPRVVEEMLYSAMEDFYVDIMVGQGPTAHPVHFQLPPFTLVGATTRAGMLSAPLRDRFGIVLHMEYYDVRDLQEIVLRSADIFNTDILEDGALEIARRSRGTPRIANRLLRRVRDVAQVENNGVVDSDTADRALAILRVDHEGLDYVDQKILRTMIELYGGGPVGLSTLSVNISEETETVEDMYEPYLIQKGFIQRTPRGRVATPQAYEHLGYYYPQK; this comes from the coding sequence ATGGAAGAAAACGAGCGCATGCTTTCTCCTGAAAATCTACCATTTGAATCAGAAGAAAAGCAGTTACGTCCGACGCGTTTATCACAATATATTGGACAACATAAGGTGAAAGAAGAATTGGCTATCTATATTAAGGCAGCATTAAATCGTCAAGAAGCACTAGATCATGTCTTATTATTTGGCCCACCAGGACTAGGGAAGACGACGATGGCAATGGTTGTCGCTAATGAAATGGGGGTTCAAATTAGAACAACAAGTGGCCCCGCTATTGAACGACCAGGTGACTTGGTAGCGTTACTGAATGAATTAGAGCCTGGTGATGTGTTATTTATCGATGAAATTCATCGTTTACCTCGTGTAGTAGAAGAGATGCTTTATTCTGCAATGGAGGATTTTTACGTGGATATTATGGTTGGTCAAGGCCCTACAGCGCATCCCGTCCACTTCCAATTACCGCCGTTTACATTAGTTGGAGCTACGACAAGAGCTGGCATGCTGTCGGCCCCTTTACGCGATCGTTTTGGTATTGTCTTGCACATGGAATATTATGATGTACGTGATTTACAAGAAATTGTGTTACGTTCAGCGGATATTTTCAATACGGATATTTTAGAAGATGGCGCCTTAGAAATTGCTCGTCGTTCACGAGGAACCCCAAGAATTGCCAACAGGTTATTAAGACGCGTGCGAGATGTGGCACAAGTTGAAAACAACGGTGTGGTAGACTCGGACACAGCAGATCGTGCGTTAGCTATTTTACGTGTGGATCATGAAGGGCTAGACTATGTCGATCAGAAAATTTTACGTACTATGATTGAATTGTATGGAGGCGGGCCTGTTGGGTTAAGCACGCTATCTGTGAATATTAGTGAAGAAACAGAAACGGTAGAAGATATGTATGAACCGTATTTGATTCAAAAAGGTTTTATCCAACGGACACCGCGCGGAAGGGTCGCAACACCTCAAGCATACGAACACCTAGGCTATTATTATCCACAGAAATAA
- the adhE gene encoding bifunctional acetaldehyde-CoA/alcohol dehydrogenase translates to MVDKKMVEKSEQVNVEEMINTLVEKGNLALKAMEDFEQEKVDEIVHKMAIAALNAHMPLAKMAVEETGRGVYEDKAIKNMYASEYIWNNIKNDKTCGVINEDPQHNLIEIASPVGVVCGVTPTTNPTSTTIFKALISIKTRNPIIFAFHPSAQKSSAEAARIVKEAAIKAGAPEDCIQWIEQPSLEATSGLMNHPGVAIVLATGGSGMVKSAYSTGKPALGVGPGNTPAYIEKTAKIKRAVNDLIVSKTFDNGMICASEQGIIVDKEIYDDVKAEFQAHQVYFVKEDEIEKLEATVMNEAKTAVNPKVVGMPATTIAEWAGIKVPAGTKILMAELKGTGIEYPLSLEKLSPVLAMVKANSREEALQLCENMLEFGLGHTAVVHTEDEDLQLQFGLRMKACRVLVNSPAAQGGIGDLYNEMIPSLTLGCGSYGKNSVSKNVSAINLINTKTIAKRRNNMQWFKLPPKIYFEKNSLNYLEDMKDVERVFIVADQGMVNLGYVNRVIETLNRRSNPVQVEVFADVEPDPSSETVERGLSQMTTFKPDTIIALGGGSPMDAAKGMWMFYEHSDVEFFGAKQKFLDIRKRTYKIPGAEKTKFVAIPTTSGTGSEVTPFAVITDSETGVKYPLADYALTPDVAIIDPQFVYSVPKSVTADTGMDVLTHAIESYVSVMASDYTRGLSLQAIKLVFENLEDSCLRPNEENREKMHNASALAGMAFANAFLGICHSIAHKCGAAFHIPHGRTNAILLPHVIRYNAKDPSKHALFPKYDFFRADEDYADIARFLGLKGKTTEELVESLAKAVADLGGKCGIDMNFKAQGVTKSQLDIQVDELAELAYEDQCTGANPKEPLISELKEIIIKAYNGK, encoded by the coding sequence ATGGTAGATAAAAAAATGGTTGAAAAGTCTGAACAAGTAAACGTTGAAGAAATGATTAATACGTTAGTGGAAAAAGGGAATTTAGCATTGAAAGCGATGGAGGATTTCGAACAAGAAAAAGTTGATGAAATTGTTCACAAGATGGCGATTGCAGCTTTAAATGCCCATATGCCTTTAGCAAAAATGGCTGTTGAAGAAACAGGTCGTGGGGTTTATGAAGATAAAGCAATTAAAAATATGTACGCATCAGAATATATTTGGAACAACATAAAAAATGATAAAACATGTGGTGTTATTAACGAAGACCCACAACATAATTTAATTGAAATTGCCTCACCAGTTGGCGTAGTTTGTGGGGTAACCCCAACCACTAACCCAACATCTACTACTATTTTTAAAGCCTTAATTTCAATTAAAACAAGAAACCCAATTATCTTTGCATTCCATCCAAGTGCGCAAAAATCCTCAGCCGAAGCTGCACGTATTGTTAAAGAAGCAGCAATTAAAGCAGGGGCACCTGAAGATTGTATTCAATGGATTGAACAACCGTCATTAGAGGCAACAAGCGGATTGATGAATCATCCAGGTGTGGCCATTGTATTAGCAACAGGTGGCTCAGGTATGGTTAAGTCAGCATATTCAACTGGTAAACCAGCTTTGGGTGTAGGTCCTGGTAATACACCAGCTTATATTGAAAAAACAGCGAAAATCAAACGTGCAGTTAACGATTTAATTGTATCTAAAACATTTGATAACGGAATGATTTGTGCATCTGAACAAGGAATCATCGTTGATAAAGAAATCTATGATGATGTAAAAGCTGAATTTCAAGCGCACCAAGTTTACTTTGTTAAAGAAGACGAAATTGAAAAATTAGAAGCAACTGTGATGAATGAAGCGAAAACAGCGGTTAATCCTAAAGTGGTAGGAATGCCCGCAACGACTATCGCTGAATGGGCAGGCATTAAAGTGCCAGCTGGAACTAAAATTTTAATGGCAGAGCTTAAAGGAACAGGTATTGAGTACCCATTATCATTAGAAAAATTATCTCCAGTTTTAGCAATGGTGAAAGCAAACAGTCGTGAAGAAGCGCTACAGCTTTGCGAAAACATGTTAGAGTTTGGTTTAGGACATACAGCAGTTGTTCATACAGAAGACGAAGACTTACAATTACAATTCGGTTTACGCATGAAAGCTTGTCGTGTCTTAGTTAACTCACCAGCTGCTCAAGGTGGTATCGGGGACTTATACAACGAAATGATTCCATCATTAACATTAGGCTGCGGTTCTTATGGTAAAAACTCAGTGTCTAAAAACGTTTCAGCGATTAATTTAATTAACACAAAAACAATAGCGAAAAGAAGGAATAATATGCAATGGTTTAAATTACCACCAAAAATTTATTTCGAAAAAAATTCACTTAATTATTTAGAAGATATGAAAGATGTTGAACGTGTCTTTATCGTAGCAGACCAAGGGATGGTAAATTTAGGCTACGTTAACCGCGTGATTGAAACATTAAATCGTCGTTCTAACCCAGTTCAAGTAGAAGTGTTTGCTGATGTTGAACCAGATCCATCAAGTGAAACGGTTGAACGTGGATTGTCTCAAATGACAACGTTTAAACCAGATACTATTATTGCCCTAGGTGGTGGTTCACCAATGGATGCAGCAAAAGGTATGTGGATGTTCTATGAACACTCAGATGTGGAATTCTTTGGCGCAAAACAAAAATTCTTAGATATTCGTAAACGTACGTACAAAATTCCTGGTGCAGAAAAAACTAAATTCGTTGCAATCCCAACAACTTCTGGGACTGGTTCAGAAGTAACACCGTTTGCGGTTATTACTGACAGCGAAACAGGCGTGAAATACCCATTAGCTGACTACGCTTTAACACCAGATGTAGCGATTATTGACCCACAATTTGTATACTCAGTCCCTAAATCAGTAACAGCAGATACAGGGATGGACGTGTTAACGCACGCGATTGAATCTTATGTTTCTGTTATGGCTTCAGATTACACAAGAGGTTTAAGCTTACAAGCTATCAAATTAGTGTTTGAAAACTTAGAAGATTCTTGCTTACGTCCAAATGAAGAAAACCGCGAAAAAATGCATAATGCTTCAGCTTTAGCTGGTATGGCATTTGCGAATGCTTTCTTAGGAATATGTCATTCAATCGCTCATAAATGCGGTGCAGCTTTCCATATTCCACATGGTCGTACAAATGCGATTCTATTACCACACGTGATTCGTTACAATGCAAAAGACCCATCAAAACATGCGTTGTTCCCTAAATATGATTTCTTCCGTGCGGATGAAGATTATGCAGACATCGCTCGATTCTTAGGTCTGAAAGGTAAAACAACAGAAGAATTAGTCGAATCATTAGCTAAAGCAGTTGCAGATTTAGGTGGAAAATGTGGCATTGATATGAACTTTAAAGCACAAGGTGTGACTAAATCACAATTAGATATTCAAGTAGATGAATTAGCAGAATTAGCTTATGAAGATCAATGTACAGGAGCAAATCCAAAAGAACCATTAATTAGTGAATTAAAAGAGATTATTATTAAAGCATATAATGGCAAATAA